From Nitrospirota bacterium, a single genomic window includes:
- a CDS encoding biopolymer transporter ExbD, with protein sequence MLPKPSSRKHRLASESELQIITFLNLMVILIPFLLMTTVFAKMAVIELTTPASSQKSTPPPAVKKDQNAGFRLTIALLDDEINVLNGETTLGIFKKDTGGKYDLTGLPPLISKLKQQYPGENDAVILSSPKIPYMTIVEVIDAVRGHFPGISLNEL encoded by the coding sequence ATGCTTCCTAAACCTTCGTCAAGAAAACACAGACTTGCCTCTGAGAGCGAACTTCAGATAATTACATTCCTGAATCTGATGGTCATACTGATACCATTCTTGCTGATGACCACGGTATTCGCAAAGATGGCAGTTATAGAGCTGACTACTCCTGCATCCAGCCAGAAGTCAACACCGCCTCCAGCTGTAAAAAAAGACCAGAATGCAGGATTCAGGCTTACGATAGCATTACTTGATGATGAGATAAATGTACTGAATGGTGAAACGACACTCGGGATATTCAAAAAGGATACAGGCGGAAAATATGATTTAACCGGTCTGCCTCCCCTGATATCTAAACTCAAGCAACAGTATCCTGGTGAAAATGATGCGGTAATCCTGAGCAGCCCCAAAATACCGTATATGACGATTGTAGAAGTAATAGACGCTGTCAGGGGACACTTCCCAGGCATCTCCTTGAATGAACTATGA
- a CDS encoding MotA/TolQ/ExbB proton channel family protein yields MGIILSIIGFFKAGGLFMFPIMLMLAIGTAIIIERFKFLKKTWTDGSTLWSKVEASIKTNCIEDAIKECSLSEAALPKVLSAGLEKAKTVKLGKDSREELENHLEEAMLDVIPQLERRTHYLPTLANVSTLLGLLGTIIGLIQSFQSLAVADPSQKAFLLAQGVSVAMNTTAFGLIVAIPIMLCYSYIQSRTIKTVDTLDAYSIKLVNLLTSE; encoded by the coding sequence ATGGGAATAATACTCAGCATTATAGGGTTTTTCAAGGCGGGAGGGCTTTTTATGTTCCCTATCATGCTTATGCTTGCAATCGGGACAGCAATAATAATTGAACGGTTCAAATTCCTGAAAAAGACATGGACTGATGGCAGCACATTATGGTCAAAGGTAGAGGCGAGCATTAAGACAAATTGTATCGAAGATGCTATAAAAGAGTGCAGTCTTTCTGAGGCAGCCCTGCCAAAGGTACTCTCGGCCGGTTTGGAAAAGGCTAAGACTGTCAAACTTGGCAAGGACTCGCGTGAGGAACTGGAGAATCATCTCGAGGAGGCGATGCTGGATGTAATACCACAGCTTGAACGACGTACTCACTACCTCCCCACACTGGCAAATGTATCAACCCTGTTGGGACTTCTCGGTACAATAATTGGGCTTATACAGTCTTTTCAGTCTCTGGCCGTAGCAGACCCTTCCCAGAAGGCATTCCTGCTGGCTCAGGGTGTTTCAGTGGCCATGAATACTACTGCATTCGGTTTGATTGTGGCAATCCCAATAATGCTCTGTTATTCATATATTCAATCCCGCACTATTAAGACAGTAGACACTCTTGATGCCTATTCAATAAAACTTGTTAACTTATTGACATCAGAATAG